From Leptolyngbya sp. 'hensonii', the proteins below share one genomic window:
- a CDS encoding ATP-binding protein produces the protein MSDRLTQIYNAFDPSRPLPAGDPQYVDFRDVRGDEDIVSDLGKRIRNSNQATYQLYTGHRGSGKSTELRRLQQSLEEYGFFVVYFEADEEDIDPQNVEYIDILLACTRRFLKEIRSANAAPIQNWLRDRWQDLKDLAQMEISIDDVSLEQSLSVFTKLTASIRAEPTQRAKIRERVNPHTITLLQALNEFIADARQHLPQGKSKLAMIVDNLDRIPIDFRDNGRSNHEEIFLDRSEQLKGLNCHMVYTVPIALVYSRWANEVQTIYDKTLVLPMVMVQQHTGEVFPPGLAKLREAVWLRVNPHAPDLDLATQVFDAPETLERLCLSCGGHIRELMQMMQEAVNRADQVPITAREVQRAITELRAVYQRAVEEPEWEKLAQVAHTRIIPNDNEHRSLLQRRCILEYRCLDEVGELLTWYDIHPLIRKLPRFQEELAKLNP, from the coding sequence TTCCGGGACGTGCGGGGCGATGAGGACATTGTCAGTGATCTGGGCAAACGGATTCGCAACTCGAACCAGGCCACCTACCAGCTCTACACCGGCCATCGGGGCAGTGGCAAATCTACAGAGCTGCGCCGCTTGCAGCAAAGCCTGGAAGAATATGGCTTTTTTGTGGTCTACTTTGAGGCGGATGAAGAAGATATCGATCCGCAAAACGTCGAATATATCGATATCCTGCTGGCCTGTACCCGCCGCTTTCTGAAGGAAATTCGATCGGCCAATGCTGCCCCAATTCAAAACTGGCTGCGGGACCGCTGGCAAGATCTGAAAGATCTGGCCCAGATGGAAATTTCTATTGACGATGTCAGTCTGGAACAATCCCTGTCGGTCTTCACCAAACTGACGGCCAGTATTCGAGCCGAGCCGACCCAGCGAGCCAAAATTCGGGAGCGGGTGAATCCCCACACCATCACCCTGTTGCAGGCCCTGAATGAGTTCATTGCTGATGCCCGTCAGCATTTGCCCCAGGGCAAGTCTAAACTGGCGATGATTGTGGATAACCTGGACCGAATTCCGATCGACTTCCGGGACAATGGCCGCAGCAACCATGAGGAAATTTTTCTGGATCGGAGTGAGCAGTTAAAGGGGTTGAACTGCCACATGGTTTATACCGTGCCCATTGCTCTGGTGTATTCCAGATGGGCCAATGAGGTACAGACCATCTATGACAAAACCCTGGTGCTACCCATGGTGATGGTGCAACAGCACACTGGGGAGGTTTTCCCACCAGGGCTGGCGAAACTGCGGGAGGCGGTGTGGTTGCGGGTGAATCCCCATGCCCCCGATCTGGATCTGGCGACCCAGGTGTTTGATGCGCCTGAAACCCTGGAGCGGCTCTGCCTTTCCTGTGGCGGCCATATTCGCGAATTGATGCAGATGATGCAGGAAGCAGTGAACCGGGCCGACCAGGTGCCGATTACCGCCAGGGAAGTGCAGCGGGCCATCACCGAACTGCGGGCAGTTTACCAGCGGGCGGTGGAAGAACCAGAATGGGAGAAACTGGCCCAGGTTGCCCATACTAGAATTATCCCTAATGACAACGAACATCGCAGCCTGCTGCAGCGGCGCTGCATTCTGGAGTATCGCTGTCTGGATGAAGTTGGGGAACTCCTGACCTGGTACGATATCCATCCCCTGATTCGCAAACTTCCCCGCTTTCAGGAGGAACTCGCTAAACTGAACCCATGA